The following proteins are co-located in the Sphingomonas donggukensis genome:
- the pdeM gene encoding ligase-associated DNA damage response endonuclease PdeM, with translation MVPFSFAGHDLAALREGALYWPARRALLVADLHFEKASWFARLGQHLPPYDSIATLDALTALVHRCAPEEIWCLGDSFHDSKGCERLPDRAQAMLRALTSATRWTWITGNHDAHFVDHCGGTIVDEVVVDGLVLRHEADRQDPRPELSGHFHPKLRVRVRGKQVARRCFVATATKLILPAFGSLTGGLDAGHPEIVRAVGGQGAAEALIALDDRLLRFPLAA, from the coding sequence ATGGTTCCGTTTTCGTTCGCAGGCCACGACCTCGCCGCGCTCCGTGAAGGGGCGCTGTACTGGCCGGCGCGGCGCGCGTTGCTGGTGGCGGACCTGCATTTCGAGAAAGCGAGCTGGTTCGCGCGGCTCGGCCAGCATTTGCCGCCCTATGATTCGATAGCGACCCTTGATGCGCTCACCGCCCTCGTCCACCGCTGCGCACCCGAGGAAATCTGGTGCCTGGGGGACAGTTTCCACGATTCGAAGGGCTGCGAACGCTTGCCCGACCGTGCGCAGGCGATGCTGCGCGCGCTGACGTCGGCGACGCGCTGGACGTGGATCACCGGCAACCACGACGCGCATTTCGTCGATCATTGCGGCGGCACGATCGTCGACGAAGTGGTGGTCGACGGCCTGGTGCTGCGCCACGAAGCCGACCGCCAAGATCCGCGGCCCGAGCTGTCCGGCCACTTCCACCCGAAGCTGCGCGTGCGCGTGCGCGGCAAGCAGGTCGCGCGCCGCTGCTTCGTCGCCACGGCGACCAAGCTGATCCTGCCCGCCTTCGGCTCGCTGACCGGTGGGCTCGACGCCGGCCATCCGGAAATCGTTCGGGCGGTCGGCGGGCAGGGTGCCGCAGAAGCGCTGATCGCGCTCGACGATCGGCTGTTGCGGTTTCCGCTCGCGGCCTGA
- a CDS encoding fumarylacetoacetate hydrolase family protein gives MKLASLKHGRDGKLVVVSTDLAWYADASHIAPTLQAALDDWDRLLPDLRNLQTDLDHEVIPRERFHEHDAAAPLPRAYQWADGSAYVNHVALVRQARSAEMPETFWHDPLMYQGGSDGFLGARDPIPLADEAWGCDLEAEVVVVTGDVPLGATREQALEAILLVGLTNDVSLRNLIPGELAKGFGFFQSKPASAFSPVFVTPDALGDWWRDGKLNRKLMVDLNGQPFGRAEAGEDMTFDFGTLIAHAAKTRALGAGTIIGSGTVSNRDAGGGPGKPIADGGVGYSCLAELRTVETITGGAATTPFLKAGDTVRIWAEDDRHHPIFGVIEQVVGG, from the coding sequence ATGAAATTGGCGAGCCTGAAGCATGGCCGCGATGGCAAACTCGTCGTCGTCTCGACCGATCTGGCCTGGTATGCCGATGCCAGCCACATCGCCCCGACGTTGCAGGCGGCGCTGGACGACTGGGACCGGCTGCTGCCCGATCTTCGGAACCTCCAGACCGACCTCGACCACGAGGTGATCCCGCGCGAGCGGTTCCACGAGCACGACGCCGCTGCCCCGCTGCCGCGCGCATACCAGTGGGCGGACGGATCGGCCTATGTGAACCACGTCGCCCTCGTCCGTCAGGCGCGCAGCGCCGAGATGCCCGAGACGTTCTGGCACGACCCGCTGATGTATCAGGGCGGGTCGGACGGCTTCCTGGGTGCGCGCGATCCGATCCCGCTTGCCGACGAGGCGTGGGGCTGCGACCTGGAGGCCGAGGTGGTGGTGGTGACCGGCGACGTGCCGCTGGGCGCGACGCGCGAGCAGGCGCTGGAGGCGATCCTGCTGGTCGGGCTGACCAACGACGTGAGCTTGCGCAACCTGATCCCGGGCGAGCTGGCCAAGGGCTTCGGCTTCTTCCAGTCGAAGCCGGCGAGCGCCTTTTCCCCTGTGTTCGTTACCCCCGACGCGCTCGGCGACTGGTGGCGGGACGGCAAGCTCAACCGCAAGCTGATGGTCGACCTGAACGGCCAGCCGTTCGGTCGGGCCGAGGCTGGCGAGGACATGACCTTCGACTTCGGCACGCTGATCGCCCACGCCGCCAAGACCCGCGCGCTGGGTGCTGGCACGATCATCGGGTCAGGTACGGTATCGAACCGTGACGCCGGCGGCGGTCCCGGCAAGCCGATCGCCGACGGCGGTGTCGGCTATTCGTGCCTGGCCGAGTTGCGCACCGTCGAAACGATCACCGGCGGCGCGGCGACGACACCGTTCCTGAAGGCGGGCGACACGGTGCGAATCTGGGCAGAGGACGACCGGCACCACCCGATCTTCGGCGTGATCGAGCAGGTCGTCGGCGGCTAA
- a CDS encoding PAS domain-containing protein, with product MALRFLDHGGAMGRMIRDHDWSATPLGPIEGWPATLRTMLGVCLASSLPTCIYWGPELRLLYNDAWAPIPGERHPACLGQPAAEVWYDIWDVVGPQFADVLASGDGHASYDQRMAFVRGGVTTESYWNYSFTPIRDESGDAVGVFNQGNETTRVVMAERAQAAEIDRLRDMFDQAPFAFALLQGPDFVIGQANDLYRDLVGARDIIGRRVVDALPEVEKQGFIDLLRTVYDTGRAYRADGAEITLNRLDDGASDTRYLDFVYQPIRDAGGAVTAILALIRDVTDRAQAERALRESEERLSLALDSSLGIGTWDWDVTHDRVTADARFAALYRVDPAIAAAGAPVATFFAGIHPDDHPRVRAAIDATLATGVPFAEEYRLVRPGKPPIWVTAQGRARFDETGVAVRFPGITFDITKRHEAEEAARVAATDLQIATETQSFIFRLAERMRSLDSPAAILRLTTSTLGRRLACDRVGFYRLLSDDIAQFLYCWHSDRLPPLTGTLPLAEFGPANLTRYHAGETLAFPDYSRDATLRGTRIGQLSGAGVGVPLHRGGHWAACLFVNNATPRPWSADEIALIEAVAEVTWDAVERANAVTALRESEEKFRAIANSIDQMVWSTQPDGFHDYYNERWYEYTGVPHGSTDGTGWNDMFHPDDQERAWALWRQCLDTGEPYRIEYRLRHNSGQYRWVLGSAQPVRDDQGRITRWFGTCTDIQEIVEARDVLTRSRAELEAAIDERTQQLMVAEEQLRQAQKMEALGQLTGGIAHDFNNMLAVVIGALDLLERRIAAGRTDVARYVEAAKDGANRAAQLTQRLLGFSRQTALAPAVIDANEMVCGMTDLLGRTIGESIAIETQLEPALWLAIVDRSQLENAIVNLAVNARDAMPRGGRLTVTTSNCSLAQEDARPRGVAPGDYVSLAVADTGSGMVAEVAEKAFDPFFTTKDVGKGTGLGLSQVFGFVRQSGGHVTIETAPGEGTTVTMLLPRDSSGHAPSPSPVVASIEHRGRPDEVVLVVEDEDRVRNFSVEALRELGYGVIHANDGPDALAMIDAGQRISLLFTDVVMPGMTGRELADAARERVPGLRVLYTSGYTRDAVERGGADGLDLVRKPFDVRTLAARIRSALDV from the coding sequence ATGGCATTGAGATTCCTCGACCACGGCGGCGCAATGGGGCGGATGATCCGCGACCACGACTGGTCGGCGACCCCGCTCGGGCCGATCGAGGGATGGCCGGCGACGCTGCGCACGATGCTGGGCGTGTGTCTCGCCTCCAGCCTGCCGACGTGCATCTATTGGGGGCCCGAGCTGCGGCTCCTCTACAACGACGCCTGGGCGCCGATCCCGGGCGAGCGGCATCCCGCCTGCCTGGGTCAGCCTGCGGCGGAGGTCTGGTACGATATCTGGGACGTCGTCGGCCCGCAGTTCGCCGACGTGCTGGCGAGCGGCGACGGCCACGCCAGCTACGACCAGCGCATGGCGTTCGTGCGGGGCGGCGTCACCACCGAATCCTACTGGAACTACAGCTTCACGCCGATCCGCGACGAATCGGGCGATGCCGTCGGCGTCTTCAACCAGGGCAACGAAACCACCCGCGTCGTGATGGCGGAGCGCGCGCAGGCAGCCGAGATCGACCGGCTGCGCGACATGTTCGATCAGGCGCCCTTCGCTTTCGCGCTGCTGCAGGGGCCGGATTTCGTGATCGGACAGGCGAACGACCTGTACCGCGATCTGGTAGGCGCGCGTGACATCATTGGGCGCCGCGTCGTCGATGCGCTGCCCGAGGTCGAGAAACAGGGCTTCATCGACCTGCTCCGTACCGTGTACGACACCGGCAGGGCCTACCGTGCCGATGGTGCCGAAATTACGTTGAACCGGCTGGACGACGGCGCCAGCGACACCCGCTACCTCGATTTCGTCTATCAACCGATCCGCGATGCGGGTGGCGCGGTCACCGCGATCCTGGCGCTGATCCGCGATGTGACCGACCGCGCGCAGGCCGAACGCGCACTGCGCGAAAGCGAGGAGCGGCTGTCGCTCGCGCTCGATTCCTCGCTCGGCATCGGCACATGGGACTGGGACGTGACGCACGACCGCGTCACCGCCGACGCGCGCTTCGCCGCGCTGTACCGCGTTGATCCCGCGATCGCCGCGGCGGGGGCGCCGGTCGCGACCTTCTTCGCGGGCATCCATCCCGACGACCATCCGCGGGTGCGCGCCGCGATCGACGCGACGCTGGCGACGGGCGTGCCCTTCGCGGAGGAATATCGCCTGGTCCGCCCGGGCAAGCCGCCGATCTGGGTGACCGCGCAGGGCCGCGCCCGCTTCGACGAAACCGGCGTGGCCGTGCGCTTCCCCGGCATCACCTTCGACATTACCAAGCGCCACGAGGCGGAGGAAGCCGCGCGCGTCGCCGCCACCGACCTGCAGATCGCGACCGAGACCCAGTCGTTCATCTTCCGCTTGGCCGAACGCATGCGCTCCCTCGATTCGCCGGCGGCGATCCTGCGGCTGACGACCAGCACGCTCGGGCGGCGGCTGGCCTGCGACCGGGTCGGCTTCTACCGCCTGCTGTCGGACGACATCGCGCAGTTCCTGTACTGCTGGCACAGCGACCGCCTGCCGCCGCTCACGGGGACGTTGCCGCTCGCCGAATTCGGCCCGGCGAACCTGACGCGCTATCACGCGGGCGAGACTTTGGCCTTTCCCGACTACAGCCGCGACGCCACGTTGCGCGGTACCCGCATCGGGCAATTGTCGGGCGCCGGGGTCGGCGTGCCGCTACACCGCGGCGGGCATTGGGCGGCGTGCCTGTTCGTCAACAACGCCACGCCGCGTCCGTGGAGCGCCGACGAGATCGCGTTGATCGAGGCGGTGGCGGAAGTGACGTGGGACGCCGTCGAGCGCGCCAATGCGGTCACCGCGCTGCGCGAAAGCGAGGAAAAATTCCGCGCCATCGCCAACTCGATCGACCAGATGGTGTGGTCGACCCAGCCCGACGGCTTCCACGACTATTACAACGAACGCTGGTACGAATATACCGGCGTCCCCCACGGATCGACCGACGGCACCGGGTGGAACGACATGTTCCATCCCGACGACCAGGAACGCGCATGGGCGCTGTGGCGCCAGTGCCTCGACACGGGTGAGCCGTACCGCATCGAATATCGCCTGCGCCACAACAGCGGCCAGTATCGCTGGGTGTTGGGCAGCGCGCAGCCGGTGCGCGACGACCAGGGGCGGATCACGCGGTGGTTCGGCACCTGCACCGACATCCAGGAAATCGTCGAGGCGCGCGACGTGCTCACCCGGTCACGGGCCGAGCTGGAGGCCGCGATCGACGAACGCACGCAGCAGCTGATGGTCGCCGAGGAACAGCTGCGCCAGGCGCAGAAGATGGAGGCGCTGGGCCAGCTGACCGGCGGCATCGCGCATGATTTCAACAACATGCTGGCAGTCGTCATCGGCGCGCTCGACCTGCTGGAGCGCCGCATCGCCGCCGGTCGCACCGACGTCGCCCGCTATGTCGAGGCGGCGAAGGACGGTGCCAACCGCGCCGCGCAGCTGACCCAGCGCCTGCTCGGCTTCTCGCGCCAGACTGCCCTTGCCCCCGCGGTCATCGACGCGAACGAAATGGTGTGCGGGATGACCGACCTGCTCGGTCGCACCATCGGCGAATCGATCGCGATCGAGACGCAACTCGAGCCTGCGCTGTGGCTGGCGATCGTCGACCGCAGCCAGCTGGAGAATGCGATCGTCAACCTGGCGGTCAACGCGCGCGACGCGATGCCGCGCGGTGGCCGCCTGACCGTGACGACCAGCAACTGCTCGCTGGCGCAGGAGGATGCCCGCCCCCGCGGCGTCGCGCCCGGCGACTATGTCTCGCTCGCGGTCGCCGATACCGGGTCTGGGATGGTGGCAGAGGTCGCGGAAAAGGCGTTCGACCCGTTCTTCACGACCAAGGACGTCGGCAAGGGCACCGGCCTCGGCCTCAGCCAGGTGTTCGGGTTCGTGCGCCAGTCGGGCGGGCACGTCACGATCGAGACCGCGCCGGGGGAGGGGACGACGGTCACCATGCTGCTGCCGCGCGACAGCAGCGGCCACGCCCCGTCGCCCAGCCCGGTGGTCGCCAGCATCGAGCATCGCGGCCGACCCGATGAAGTCGTGCTGGTCGTTGAGGACGAGGACCGTGTCCGCAATTTCTCGGTCGAGGCGCTGCGCGAGCTTGGCTACGGCGTCATCCACGCCAACGACGGGCCCGACGCGCTGGCCATGATCGACGCGGGCCAGCGGATCAGCCTGCTGTTCACCGACGTCGTCATGCCGGGGATGACCGGGCGCGAGCTGGCCGACGCCGCGCGCGAACGCGTGCCGGGGCTGCGCGTCCTCTACACCAGCGGCTACACCCGCGATGCGGTGGAACGCGGCGGGGCCGACGGGCTCGACCTGGTGCGCAAGCCCTTCGACGTGCGGACGCTGGCTGCACGGATACGCTCCGCGCTCGACGTCTGA